From a single Lolium rigidum isolate FL_2022 chromosome 7, APGP_CSIRO_Lrig_0.1, whole genome shotgun sequence genomic region:
- the LOC124675109 gene encoding mitochondrial pyruvate carrier 4-like, whose product MATSKIQAFLNHPAGPKTIHFWAPTFKWGISIANIADFAKPPEKISYPQQVAVTATGVIWSRYSMVITPRNLNLFAVNVAMAGTGLYQLSRKIRKDYFSDEKEAVPSLEG is encoded by the exons ATGGCTACTTCAAAGATTCAAGCTTTTTTGAACCATCCTGCTGGCCCCAAAACCA TTCACTTTTGGGCTCCAACTTTTAAATGGGGTATCAGCATTGCCAACATTGCTGACTTTGCCaagccacctgaaaagatctcgtACCCTCAACAAGTTG CTGTTACTGCCACTGGAGTCATCTGGTCACGCTACAGCATGGTCATTACACCT AGAAACTTGAACCTTTTCGCTGTTAACGTTGCAATGGCCGGTACAGGCTTGTATCAGCTTTCCCGTAAAATAAG AAAAGACTACTTTTCAGATGAGAAGGAGGCTGTTCCATCACTGGAAGGATAG